CCGATCTGCGCGATGAAATGGTTATGAATCTTGGCAAGGTTGGATTACTTGTTGAGCGTGCTCACCATGAAGTTGGTACTGCAGGTCAGATGGAAATCAACTACCGCTTCAGCGATATTTTGACAGCTGGGGATGAGTTAATGAAGTTTAAATACATCATTAAGAACACTGCATGGGCAGCTGGTAAGACTGCAACCTTTATGCCAAAGCCTTTGTTTGGCGATAACGGTAGCGGTATGCATGTTCACCAATCACTTTGGAAGGATGGCAAGCCATTGTTCTGGGGAGATGGTTATGCAAATCTTTCTGACATGGCTCGTTGGTATATCGGTGGATTGTTAAAGCACGCACCATCACTCCTAGCATTTACTAACCCAACAGTTAACTCATATAAGCGATTAGTACCAGGGTATGAAGCACCAGTTAACTTGGTGTACTCAGCTAGAAATAGATCAGCTTGTATTCGTATTCCAATTACTGGATCTAATCCAAAGGCTAAGCGAATTGAGTTCCGTTGCCCAGATCCATCCTCTAATCCATATCTAGCATTTGCGGCGATGTTGATGGCTGGTATTGATGGTATCCAAAACAAAATTGAACCACCAAAGCCAGTTGATAAAGATCTGTATGAATTAGAAGGCGATGAAGCCAAAGCAATTCCACAAGTTCCTGGCTCACTTGATGCCGTTCTAGATAATCTAGAACGCGACAACGAGTTCTTAACTCGTGGCGGCGTATTTACAAAGGATCTAATTGATACTTGGATTGATTTCAAGCGCAAGCAAGAGGTGGATTACGTGAGATTGCGTCCACATCCAGCTGAGTTTGAACTTTATTACGATCTCTAAGATCTAAACTTAAAAAGCCTCAGTCAAAGACTGGGGCTTTTTACTTTTTACCTGCGGTCGCAGTTGTCATCAATATTCCAGTTATGGCAAATATGCCGGCCATGATTATCCAACCTAATTGGCCAAGTCCGATGGCAAAGAAAATTACCAAAGAAGGCCCGATTACTCCCATGCCACCAAATCCCATTCGCCACAAACCTTGATAAGCACCTTGGCGATTTTGATCAGCCATCTCAAATGCAATTGACCAACCACCAGTTGAGCTAAGTAATTCACCAACTACATGCACCATCATGGCCAAGATCAACAAGGTTGCCGCTGCTGGCGCTGATAATCCCTTGGCTGCGCCATATAACAAACATGCAAGTGCAATGTAAAAACCTGCTTTTCTAAATTGCGCAGCTCCAATTTGGGCACTTGCAATGCCTTTACTCATTCGCACCTGGAATAAAACAATGGCAACGGTATTAACAAACATAATTACTGAAACCCACCACCTTGGTGCATTGGTTTCCTGGACAACCCAAATTGGAATTGCAATGTTTTGCAAGACAAAATGCATTGTCATAATTCCATGCAAGGTTGCAGCCTTAATATATGGAATATCTCTTAGGATCGTCCAATCAAACTTTTCATGTTCTGAGAGGCTTGGCTTCACATTTGGCACACGTAAGTAGGTAAAAGCGGCTAAAAAGAAGGTGAAAGCATCAATTGCGATCATAGTTTTATAGGCGGTAACGGTATTAATCGCTAAAGCAAAACCTGCCACAACTGTGCCAAAGGCAATTCCAAGATTTGTAACTGCTCTGGTGTAGGCACGTATTTTCACCCGCTCCTCCCCTTCACCAATTCGAGCAATTAATGCCATTCTGGCATTTTGACCAAATACATCAAATATTTCCCAGAGTGATAAAACCAAAAGAAGTGGCCACCAACTTTGCACAAAAAGTAATGAGATTGAACAGATTCCAGATCCAATTAAAGAAACAAATGCGATCAACCTTGGCGGATATCGATCTGCAAAATGTCCAGATGGAATACTTAGACAAAGAGCTAACGCACCTGAAAGTGAAAAAGCGAGCGCAACTTTCTGCGCCCCCAATCCAACAATCAGCGAGAAATAGATAATTCCAGTGGTCATAAAGACCCCGTTGCCAAATGTGTTAATAAAGGAGGAAAGGGTTATCTTTCTAATTACTGGATCAGGTGAAACAACATTCTGGTAATTCTCTTTTAGAAATTCCTTTAGTTTTTGGGTTGCTAAACTCAAAACTATCTATTCCTGCGTCGGTATGAGTAGATGGCAAAAAACAAACCTGAGATTATAAAAATTGCAGATGCTAAATAAATCCCAATTGGATACTCAGCCTCTTTGTTATCTTCCACCCCTTGGGCTGTAACCTCACCAACGCCATAGGTGAACTTGTACTCCCCCTCAACTGGATGGCCATCACTTGAGACCACATGGTAGAAAACAAGGACTGGTCCTTTAACTTCATTGGCAGATAGGGTGACTGTGATGGTATTTCCAGAAATCTGCTCATCTGTTTCACTAACCTGATCACCGACCGCATTATTAACTACGACAAAGTTTGCTTTCTCATCCCCTAGATTTTGTAACTCCTCATCAAATTCAAGGGTTATCGAGGTAGGCCAGCTTTCAATCTCACTTGCGATATCTGGAGTGGCAAGAAGCAACTTGGTGTGAGCCATGGCTTGTGGCTGCTGAGTGAATAGAAGTAGAAGTAAGGCTAAAAGTAATGCTGGGATTGTTTGCTTATTACTTTTAATTCCCATGTAGACACCTTATCAACTCTTCTTCCAAGGTATTTGCAGATGCAAATCGTTTGCAATAACCTTGCGAGGTGAGTAAATCAAAGCAATTACGCCAACACCTGCGCTTTACCAAACAGGAGATCCCCACCCTTATTGGCGTCTTCTCCGTAGTCGCCTTTTTGCATATTGCAGGTTGGGGCTTATTCATTCACTACAACTCAAATCCTGCTTATAGCTCACTAACTAATTCAACTGGCGCATTAGTTTATGCAGGAGCTGGTGCCTTGGCCTACTCATTTGGCTTACGCCACGCATTTGATGCCGACCATATTGCCGCAATTGATGACACCACCAGATTAATGCTGGCTAAGGGAAAGAATCCATTGGCACTTGGCTTATTTTTCTCACTCGGTCACTCAACAATTGTTTTAGCTCTCTGTGTTGGCGTTGCATTTGCAGCCAGGCAAGCTGCTAAATTTCAAAAAGATTTCGCAGAGACCGGTGGACTAATTGGCGCCTCAGTTTCAACAATATTTTTATACCTAGTTGGAATTCTGAACTTAGTAATTTTGGTTGGAATTATTAAGGTTTGGAAGCAGGCTAAAACTGGAAAATTCTCCCATGAACATTTGACTGAGTTGTTAAATGAGCGAGGGTTAATGCGCCGAGTATTTCGTGGAGCTTTTAAGAAAGGCTTTGATCACTCTTGGCAGCTATACCCTGTTGGTGTTTTGTTCGGTCTTGGCTTTGATACCGCAACAGAGGTTGCACTCTTGGCGCTCTCTGCTACCGCAGCCGTTGGCACAGTTGGAGGATTCCTGCCACCACTTGCAATTATTGCTCTGCCTTTAATATTTGCCGCCGGTATGTCTTTAATGGATTCATTAGATGGAATTTTCATGACTAAGGCCTACGCCTGGGCATTTACCTCACCCCTTCGAAAGATCTATTACAACATCACCACCACTGGGCTTTCAATATTTGTTGCATTTGTGATTGGCACAATTCAATTTATTGGGGTGTTAGCTGATAAGACAGATATTGAGAACTACCAGCCATTTACCGTGATCGCAGAGGTTGATTTAAATCGAGTTGGTTTCTTTATTGTGGCATCCTTTGTGGGAGCATGGATGCTCTCAGTTTTAATCTGGCGAGTTGGCCGCTACGAAGAGCGCTACTCCTCAGGAATTGCTGAGACTGAGCACCAACATACTGAATTTAAGCTTTAATCAACGTATAGATCGTTTATAAACTCTTTCGTTCCAGGAACAACTGCATACTTATCTAAATCAACAATTCCTTCACTGGCTAACACCTCATCATCAATAAAGAAGTTTCCGCTGCACTCTTTGCCAGCTCGATTTAAGATTATGTAAGCCGAGTCAGAGATGATCTCAGGTGTACGGCAAAAGTCAGTATCTACGCCAGGAATCATCGCAAGAGCTGCTGTATCGATAGCAGTTCTTGGCCAAAGTGCGTTCACGCCAATGCCATCTCGCTTTAACTCATCTGCTAATCCCAATACACACATGCTCATTCCATACTTTGCCATTGTGTATGCAAGGTGGGGCTTAAACCATTTGCCCTTCATGGAAAGCGGTGGTGAGAGCATCAAGATGTGTGGATTTCCTCCCTCCTCGGCGCTCTTTTTTAAGTAAGGAAGGCATGCTTGTGAGGTTAAGAATGTGCCACGGGTATTAACACCCATCATTAAATCAAATCGTTTAGCAGGGGTATTTTCGGTATTAGTTAAATTAATCGCCGATGCATTGTTAATTAAGATATCAATGCCACCAAACTCATTTGCAGCTTGCTCTACTGCTTGTATTATCTGATTTTCATCTCGAATATCGCATTGAATCGCAAGTGCTTTGCCACCTGCTGCCTCAATATCTTTTGCTGCAGTAAAGATTGTGCCAGGCAATTTTGGATGAGCTTCAGCAGTCTTTGCAGCGATTGCAATTGATGCGCCATCTTTTGCTGCCCGTAACGCAATTGCAAGTCCAATGCCGCGAGAGCCACCGGTAACAAAAATTCGCTTGCCAGCTAAGCTCA
The Candidatus Nanopelagicus limnes DNA segment above includes these coding regions:
- the glnA gene encoding type I glutamate--ammonia ligase — its product is MFKNSAEIFDYIKKNDVKLIDVRFIDLPGIQHHFNVPVESFDESVFKDGLMFDGSSIRGFQSIHESDMKLLPVPSSAYLDPFRKEKTLIILFSVHNPDDNTPYSRDPRGIVAKAVDFMRSTGIADTAFFAPEAEFYVFDRIRFLTGMNQAFHHIDSYEGAWNTGIEEDADGTPNRGYRTRIKGGYFPVSPTDQFADLRDEMVMNLGKVGLLVERAHHEVGTAGQMEINYRFSDILTAGDELMKFKYIIKNTAWAAGKTATFMPKPLFGDNGSGMHVHQSLWKDGKPLFWGDGYANLSDMARWYIGGLLKHAPSLLAFTNPTVNSYKRLVPGYEAPVNLVYSARNRSACIRIPITGSNPKAKRIEFRCPDPSSNPYLAFAAMLMAGIDGIQNKIEPPKPVDKDLYELEGDEAKAIPQVPGSLDAVLDNLERDNEFLTRGGVFTKDLIDTWIDFKRKQEVDYVRLRPHPAEFELYYDL
- a CDS encoding SDR family oxidoreductase; its protein translation is MSLAGKRIFVTGGSRGIGLAIALRAAKDGASIAIAAKTAEAHPKLPGTIFTAAKDIEAAGGKALAIQCDIRDENQIIQAVEQAANEFGGIDILINNASAINLTNTENTPAKRFDLMMGVNTRGTFLTSQACLPYLKKSAEEGGNPHILMLSPPLSMKGKWFKPHLAYTMAKYGMSMCVLGLADELKRDGIGVNALWPRTAIDTAALAMIPGVDTDFCRTPEIISDSAYIILNRAGKECSGNFFIDDEVLASEGIVDLDKYAVVPGTKEFINDLYVD
- a CDS encoding copper resistance CopC family protein, whose translation is MGIKSNKQTIPALLLALLLLLFTQQPQAMAHTKLLLATPDIASEIESWPTSITLEFDEELQNLGDEKANFVVVNNAVGDQVSETDEQISGNTITVTLSANEVKGPVLVFYHVVSSDGHPVEGEYKFTYGVGEVTAQGVEDNKEAEYPIGIYLASAIFIISGLFFAIYSYRRRNR
- a CDS encoding MFS transporter; this translates as MSLATQKLKEFLKENYQNVVSPDPVIRKITLSSFINTFGNGVFMTTGIIYFSLIVGLGAQKVALAFSLSGALALCLSIPSGHFADRYPPRLIAFVSLIGSGICSISLLFVQSWWPLLLVLSLWEIFDVFGQNARMALIARIGEGEERVKIRAYTRAVTNLGIAFGTVVAGFALAINTVTAYKTMIAIDAFTFFLAAFTYLRVPNVKPSLSEHEKFDWTILRDIPYIKAATLHGIMTMHFVLQNIAIPIWVVQETNAPRWWVSVIMFVNTVAIVLFQVRMSKGIASAQIGAAQFRKAGFYIALACLLYGAAKGLSAPAAATLLILAMMVHVVGELLSSTGGWSIAFEMADQNRQGAYQGLWRMGFGGMGVIGPSLVIFFAIGLGQLGWIIMAGIFAITGILMTTATAGKK
- a CDS encoding HoxN/HupN/NixA family nickel/cobalt transporter, which codes for MSKSKQLRQHLRFTKQEIPTLIGVFSVVAFLHIAGWGLFIHYNSNPAYSSLTNSTGALVYAGAGALAYSFGLRHAFDADHIAAIDDTTRLMLAKGKNPLALGLFFSLGHSTIVLALCVGVAFAARQAAKFQKDFAETGGLIGASVSTIFLYLVGILNLVILVGIIKVWKQAKTGKFSHEHLTELLNERGLMRRVFRGAFKKGFDHSWQLYPVGVLFGLGFDTATEVALLALSATAAVGTVGGFLPPLAIIALPLIFAAGMSLMDSLDGIFMTKAYAWAFTSPLRKIYYNITTTGLSIFVAFVIGTIQFIGVLADKTDIENYQPFTVIAEVDLNRVGFFIVASFVGAWMLSVLIWRVGRYEERYSSGIAETEHQHTEFKL